A DNA window from Zingiber officinale cultivar Zhangliang chromosome 3A, Zo_v1.1, whole genome shotgun sequence contains the following coding sequences:
- the LOC122051863 gene encoding uncharacterized protein LOC122051863: MLIEVDMEGEQMQTVSISLLTGAQINLQVEYETTPEFCQSCHRIGHTKENCRATNKEEACPEPTQDPHPQLQLPNKRSLSSGQRLNNFKRALPWSLYAQGGTPIAPQPHEMENNGAKQASTDNDLGKSASTTTAIDLPSSMDQKTHSGHEAVTAQ, encoded by the exons ATGCTGATTGAAGTGGATATGGAGGGAGAACAAATGCAAACAGTGTCAATCTCATTGCTAACAGGAGCCCAAATCAACCTCCAAGTAGAGTATGAAACAACGCCTGAGTTTTGTCAAAGTTGTCACAGGATCGGGCACACCAAGGAGAATTGTCGAGCAACAAACAAGGAGGAGGCTTGCCCCGAGCCAACACAAGATCCACACCCTCAATTGCAATTGCCGAACAAGCGGTCACTCTCAAGTGGACAAAG GTTGAACAACTTCAAGAGAGCACTGCCCTGGAGCCTGTATGCTCAAGGAGGAACCCCAATTGCACCACAACCCCATGAGATGGAGAACAACGGTGCAAAACAAGCGAGCACAGACAACGACTTGGGCAAATCAGCGAGCACAACTACAGCTATCGACTTGCCAAGTTCAATGGATCAGAAAACCCATAGTGGCCATGAAGCTGTGACTGCTCAGTAG